ACAGGCGATGCGGCGCCCGGCCTGCCGGTCGGCCTTGTCGTGCTCGACATCGAGCGAGGCTGCCGCGCGGTACTCTTCGCATATGGCGTGCACATGCGCCGGGTCCTCGAGCGCGGCGACATAAGCCGCTCGGGCCTTCGACGCGAAACTCGCAGCCTTCGTTCCCCACTGTGTTGCCGCGTCGTCGACGATCGCTTCCGGGGCCGCGGCAATCAAGCGCTCCGGCAGGGGCGCCGGCTGCGCGAGCAGCGACCAGGGCCAGAACGCCAGTGCCAGCCGCGCGTCCGCGCGTTCGAACGCTTCCAGGGTGGGCACGATGTCCAGCACGGCAAGGTGCGTCACGCGTTCCGGGTGATCGAGCGCAAGGCGGTACGCGACTCGCCCGCCCCGGTCATGGCCCGCGACCGCGAAGCGAGCGAAACCCAGTGCGTCCATGAGCTCGACGATATCGGCTGCCATGGCGCGTTTGGAATACGGCGCGTGGTCGGCCGCGGACGCGGGCGTACCGCTGGCGCCATAGCCGCGCAGGTCGGCACACACGACCGTGAACCTCCGGGCAAGCGCAGGCGCCACGCGATGCCACATCACGTGAGTCTGCGGAAACCCGTGCAGCAGGACCAAGGCCGGCCCGTCGCCCTTGCGCCGGATGAAGAGGGTCGTTCCGGCCATCGCCACGGTCTCGGTGGTGAAACCTTCCAGCATGAATGCCAGTATGCGCCGCCACGACAAAGGCCGGGCCGATACGGCATACTCCCACCCCCCAACTCGCCAGAGACCCGCTGAATGGACAAGGAAGTCGACCCCCGCGTACTCACCGTCATCGATGAGATGCGACTGTCAGGACCACGGCTCAGTCCGGTCGAAATCGTCGCCAAGATGGGCGTGTTCGACGCGCGCGACAAGCCGTTCGAATACGCCTGGATGGCAACGGGCGACAACGTCATTGCCACCATCTGGGCGGAGTATGTGAACGTCGGCGCGGGCGGGCGGTGGTTCTACCTCGAGTCGCTCGACACGCAGCATCGCCCGGGCGGCGGCGCGCGAACGGCCAACCAGGTCCAGCGCGCAAAAGACCGCCTGGCATTGCTCAAGCGCACCTTCGACGCGGGCCAGGGTTTCCGGGCCGTGGTGCAGACCAACCGGGTCGCGATTGCCGAACTGGAAAGCAACAAGAGCGCGAAGGTGTCCACGCGCGTGCGCGACGACGCCGAATGGCACGTTGCAAGCTGGGAGCCCGAGCAGCTGCTGGCGGTTCTGGTGCGCGGCCCGCGCGGCTGGATTCCCGATGAAGCCGAGATGCAGGCCGCCAAGGCGCGAGGCGGTGTTCCTGCCGCCGTAGAAGCAGAGCCCGAGGCTGCCACGCCGGCCTCGCAGGAAGAGGTTCAGGCCGCGGCCATGGCGTATGTCATGGGCCACTTCAAAGGCTACGGCTACAACGCCGAGGATGTGACCGGCCAGAACCTCGGCTACAGCATCGAGGTGTCGAACGCGAAAGGCGCCACCCTTCTCAGGGTCGCCGTGAAGGGCACGTCCACGGCAACGCCGAACTTCCGGCTCACGCCCGAAGAAAACGCCTGCGCCGCGCGCGAGCCGCTCTGGCGCCTGCTGGTGGTGGCAGACGCCGGCGGGCCCACCGCCCAGCACAAGATCTACAAGCCTTCGGAGATCGGCCAGGCGCCTGGCTTCGAAGCGTTGGGCTAGACCAGCGCCGCGATCTCCGCGGCACTCAGCGCGCCCTGATAAACGCGGAAATCGTCGAGTCGCCCACGCAGTGCCGGATCGTTCGGATACTGCGAACGGCCGAGGAAATTCCGCGTCGTCTCGCCGAGCTCGAAGGGCGCCAGCGTCATCTGCGCGTTGCTGCCGACCTCTGCGCCGTCGACATACAGCGTGCCGAGCGTGCCCGCCAAGGTCACGGCCACATGCACCCAGCGGCCGGTCGGCAATGGCGAGGCGCCTTCGATCACCTGCTCGTTGTAGCCGTTGACCCTGGAGATCGCGTAGCGAACGGTCCCGGCATTGCTGCGCGGCGTGAGCATCATGTAGCGGCGCGCGCCGGAGCCGAAGTCGAAGACGCGCGACCAGGTCGAAATGCTGTCCAGGTAGACCCAGCATGCGATCGTGAAGTCGGCCGCATCCTTCACCAGGCCCGCGGGCAGGTTGACGTAGTCCGCCGCGCCGCTCAAGGCGACGGCGCCTGCGTCGCGCCCGGCCGTCCATGAAGCGGCGCCCATCAGTCCGCTGGCGGCAAACCGGCCGGTCGCATCGGCGGCCGAAGTCCCCTGCGCTTCGTCGAACTTGAGCTGCATGAGCAGCTCGGCCTTGAGAGCCGCCCTGGCCGCGACCGAGGGCTCGCTTTCCCCGCCCGCATTCACGGCGACCACCACGTAGTGATACACCCCACCCGCAATCGCCGTGGTGTCCGTGAAGGTGAGCGTGTCCGTGATGCCCGAAGTCAGCACGGTGTACGGGCCGCCCGCAGTGGCCGCGCGCTTGACCGAATAGCTCAACGCACCGGTGCTGCCCCACCACGACAACTCCACCTGCGATGCGTGCACCCGCGCGGTGAGCCCGCTCGGCCGCGCAAGCGTGGTGAGCGGATCGCGCGTGAAGGTCAGGGTTCCGAAGCCGAGCTGGTCGCCGTTGTTGCCGTCCGACTCGGGGCGCATCTGCACGGCCTGCAGCGCGGTGTAGGGCGTGGCGATGCCCAGCCGGTTGGCATAGTGGTTGTAGACGCTTTCCCAGATGCCACGCCGGTGCCCTTGCCCTCCCGCCGCCAATACGGACTGGGTGCCCTGCCTGTTGATGTTGGTGACGAACGGGACCGTGTAGAAGTCACCGGTGCCGTCGCGAAGATTGGACTTCGCGACGTACTCGGCACCGGCCAGAAAGCGGTTGTTCTCGTAGCCGTAGATGTCGTCGCCCTGGTTCCAGGCCATTTCGCAGAACGCGCCCGCGAGGCCGATGCCCAGCGTGCAGTGCCCCTGGTCGCGGCCGCTTTCCTGCCATTGGCCCAGATAGCCGGGATGCACGTGGTAGACCGCCTGCAGGCCTGCTCCGTTTCCCGCGCCGTTCTTGTAGTAGTTCAAGGCCTCGTCGTAGATGTCCTGGCGGTCGCACAGCACGCCGATCGCCAGGATCGAGCCTATCGTGCACTGGTCCCAGTTGGCCCAGTAGTTGGTGATCTCGGAACCGTTGTGGTTCACGAGGAAGCTGTGGTTGAGCGGATAGAACACCGTCAGCATCATGTTCTGGAAGCGCGCGAAGTCGCTGGCCGCCCAGCCCGGATAGGTCCGCATGATCTCGGCCGCATTCGCGAACTGCTGGCCGTAGATGCCCGCCGCAAGGAAGCGGTCGGCGTTGCCCTCGATCGCTGTCAGCGTGGACGACCACTCGTTGAGGAACTCGACCGCCAGATCGGCATAGCGCGTGTCCTGCGAAACCTTCCAGCGCAATGCGAGCTGGTAGGCGCGCGCGACGTCGATGTAGAACTGCGCGAAGTTCTGGCCCGGGACGTCCCCCCGAATCACCGTGGCCAGCGGACGCGGCTTCGCACCGAGCTGCGCGCGGCCGTTGGATGTCAGTGCGTTCCAGCCGGCAAGCCACGGTTGCGCATTGGCTGCCACCTTGAGGCGCATGCGCTCGAAGTCGGCCTCGGTGTGCAGCAGGCCGGGGTGAACGAACTTTCGCGTTTGCGCCGGAGCGGGCGCCGGCGCGGGCACGTCTTCGGTGCCGGAAGTCGTTGCAGGCGCGGGCGCCACCAGCGAAGTCGAAGCGGTGTCTTGCGGTGCGGCGCCCAGAAGGCCGAGGTTGCCGGCCGCCCCGCCGCCCCCTCCTCCTCCACCGCCTCCACAGGCAGTCGCCCCGAGGGCAACGAGGCTCATCGCGCTCACGCAGAACATGCGGCGATCTAGAGGATTGTTGTTTTCGCTGTCTGAGGAATGCATGTTGTATTGAGGTTCTGTTAAACCTTGTTACAGCAACATGCATGCCAAATGCGAGGATGAACCTTTTCCTATTCGCCGCATGGCCAGAGCGCGCCAAGTTGGTGTCACACATGCGCGAGAAACTCCCGCACATGACAATCGGTGTCACATGCGGGCGTCCGATGCGCTCAGAAATGTCACACCTCGCTTCGCCTCTCCGGCGTCGCTAGAGTTGAAGATTGACGTCGACCTTGGGCATGCCCGGCGCAGATTGCGCGACCACGACGATGCGTTCTTCGAGGCGCTGGAAATGCAGGTCCACGCTCGCACTTCCGACCTGCAGCCGCTGCACGTGCAACTGGTCGATGTCGGCCGGCAAGCGCGGCTGGACGATCTTCACTTCGCGCCGGATGCCGTCCACCTGAAGGCCGAGGCAGGCCTGCAGCAGCATGAAGACCGATCCCGCCGCCCACGCCTGCGGCAGGCAGGCCACTGGGTAGGCAACGGGTGACTGGCCGGGCTGGCGGTCGAAGCCGCAGAACAGTTCGGGCAGTCGCATGCCGAAGTGCGAGGCCGATTCGAACAGGTTGTCGAGGATGCGCACCACGCCGTCGCGTTCGCCGTAGCGCGCGAGGCCGGCCGCACACAACGCGACGTCGTGCGGCCACACCGATCCGTTGTGATACGACATCGGGTTGAAGCGCACCGCCTCGGCGGGCAAGGTGCGAATGCCCCAGCCCGACGCAAAGGCCGGCGACAGCAATTGGCGCCCGACAGACAGCGCCCGCTCATCGCTCGGCAAGCCCGTGAACAGCAGATGCCCCGCATTGGAGGCACGCACGCGGCAAGGCTGGTTGGCGCCGTCGATCGCCAGCGCATAGAACTTCAGATCGCCGAGCCAGAAGCGGCTTTCGACCGCTTCGCGCATGGCCGCCGCGCGCTGGCGCCAACGGCTCGCGCCGGAGTCGCCGCGCCACTCGGCCATGGCAGACATCGCGAGGAAGGCGGCGTAGACATAGCCTTGCACCTCCACGAGCGCAATCGGCCCTTCGGGTGTGCGGCCGTCGGCGTGGAAGATCGAGTCGTGGCTGTCTTTCCACCCCTGGTTGGCGAGGCCGCTGGCTTCGCCGCGCTGGTAGGCAAGCAGGCCGCCGGGGTGGCGCGCCATGTTGCGCTCCATCCACTCGCAGGCCGCGCACAGCGCGGGCCAGATGCGCTCGATGGTGACGCGGTCGGCGGTGCGCTGCGCGTAGGCCCCGGCCAGCGCCACGAACAGCGGCGTGGTGTCGACGCCGCCGTAGTACTGGCCGAAGGGCAGTTCGTCGACCGCGGCCATTTCTCCCTTGCGGGTCTCATGCATGATTTTTCCGGGCTCGGCATCGCGGAAGCTCGACGTCTGGTGCGCCTGCCGCGCCGCAAGAAATTCGAGCACGCCTTGGGCCAGTCTCGGATCGATCCACAGCGTTTCGAAAGCCGTCACGATCGCGTCGCGGCCGAAGGGCGTGGAGAACCACGGAATGCCCGCGTAGGGATACGGACCCGTGGGCAGATCGGTCGTGAGCAGCGCCAGGTCGGCGCGGGAACGATCGAGCCAGGCCTGGAACAACCGCCCCGAAGCCTGCAGGCGCGAACCGCGCCGCTGGCGTGCGCGCATGCGCCATCGCGCGAGCAGCCCGGCTTCGCGAAAGCGCGCGGCGTTGGGCAACGCGGACTCCGTGCCCACTTCAACGTAGAGCGTCCACTCGCCGTGCGCCGCGAGCGGCACCGTGAATTCGGCGGTGCCTGCGTCGAGGCGCTGCGGCGCTTGCGAAAAGTCGATGCAGGCGAGCCGCGTGACCGTGTCCAGCCCCTGGTAGCGCAGCACCACGCCCTGTGGGCCGACCTCCGGCGCGCCGATCTCGCCGCGCCGCGCACGCTGCTGGCCGCGCACCTCGAACATGTCGCGAAAGTCGGCGCCGAACTGCAGCGTGAGCGGCGCCTGCGCCGGCTGGTCGCTGTAGTTGACCAGCCGGATGCGTTCGAACAGCCGCGCGCTCCAGAGGAAGCGCTTGCGCTCCAGGTGGATCACGCCCTGCGGCATCGACG
The Variovorax paradoxus genome window above contains:
- a CDS encoding LamG-like jellyroll fold domain-containing protein, coding for MHSSDSENNNPLDRRMFCVSAMSLVALGATACGGGGGGGGGGAAGNLGLLGAAPQDTASTSLVAPAPATTSGTEDVPAPAPAPAQTRKFVHPGLLHTEADFERMRLKVAANAQPWLAGWNALTSNGRAQLGAKPRPLATVIRGDVPGQNFAQFYIDVARAYQLALRWKVSQDTRYADLAVEFLNEWSSTLTAIEGNADRFLAAGIYGQQFANAAEIMRTYPGWAASDFARFQNMMLTVFYPLNHSFLVNHNGSEITNYWANWDQCTIGSILAIGVLCDRQDIYDEALNYYKNGAGNGAGLQAVYHVHPGYLGQWQESGRDQGHCTLGIGLAGAFCEMAWNQGDDIYGYENNRFLAGAEYVAKSNLRDGTGDFYTVPFVTNINRQGTQSVLAAGGQGHRRGIWESVYNHYANRLGIATPYTALQAVQMRPESDGNNGDQLGFGTLTFTRDPLTTLARPSGLTARVHASQVELSWWGSTGALSYSVKRAATAGGPYTVLTSGITDTLTFTDTTAIAGGVYHYVVVAVNAGGESEPSVAARAALKAELLMQLKFDEAQGTSAADATGRFAASGLMGAASWTAGRDAGAVALSGAADYVNLPAGLVKDAADFTIACWVYLDSISTWSRVFDFGSGARRYMMLTPRSNAGTVRYAISRVNGYNEQVIEGASPLPTGRWVHVAVTLAGTLGTLYVDGAEVGSNAQMTLAPFELGETTRNFLGRSQYPNDPALRGRLDDFRVYQGALSAAEIAALV
- a CDS encoding amylo-alpha-1,6-glucosidase yields the protein MSVEVPATEQSEPASERAVQHAFVLKEGDTYFVMDGHGDVGGGVDGLFHDDTRMLSTFVLRLDGGRPSLLSSGVSQDNVFFTANLTNRPLPVLGSTSMPQGVIHLERKRFLWSARLFERIRLVNYSDQPAQAPLTLQFGADFRDMFEVRGQQRARRGEIGAPEVGPQGVVLRYQGLDTVTRLACIDFSQAPQRLDAGTAEFTVPLAAHGEWTLYVEVGTESALPNAARFREAGLLARWRMRARQRRGSRLQASGRLFQAWLDRSRADLALLTTDLPTGPYPYAGIPWFSTPFGRDAIVTAFETLWIDPRLAQGVLEFLAARQAHQTSSFRDAEPGKIMHETRKGEMAAVDELPFGQYYGGVDTTPLFVALAGAYAQRTADRVTIERIWPALCAACEWMERNMARHPGGLLAYQRGEASGLANQGWKDSHDSIFHADGRTPEGPIALVEVQGYVYAAFLAMSAMAEWRGDSGASRWRQRAAAMREAVESRFWLGDLKFYALAIDGANQPCRVRASNAGHLLFTGLPSDERALSVGRQLLSPAFASGWGIRTLPAEAVRFNPMSYHNGSVWPHDVALCAAGLARYGERDGVVRILDNLFESASHFGMRLPELFCGFDRQPGQSPVAYPVACLPQAWAAGSVFMLLQACLGLQVDGIRREVKIVQPRLPADIDQLHVQRLQVGSASVDLHFQRLEERIVVVAQSAPGMPKVDVNLQL
- a CDS encoding alpha/beta fold hydrolase — encoded protein: MLEGFTTETVAMAGTTLFIRRKGDGPALVLLHGFPQTHVMWHRVAPALARRFTVVCADLRGYGASGTPASAADHAPYSKRAMAADIVELMDALGFARFAVAGHDRGGRVAYRLALDHPERVTHLAVLDIVPTLEAFERADARLALAFWPWSLLAQPAPLPERLIAAAPEAIVDDAATQWGTKAASFASKARAAYVAALEDPAHVHAICEEYRAAASLDVEHDKADRQAGRRIACPTLALWAAGSALENWYAGAGGPLGIWRHWADTVSGAAIDGGHFFPEQCPLETVRALNAFLAPK
- a CDS encoding protein NO VEIN domain-containing protein, producing the protein MDKEVDPRVLTVIDEMRLSGPRLSPVEIVAKMGVFDARDKPFEYAWMATGDNVIATIWAEYVNVGAGGRWFYLESLDTQHRPGGGARTANQVQRAKDRLALLKRTFDAGQGFRAVVQTNRVAIAELESNKSAKVSTRVRDDAEWHVASWEPEQLLAVLVRGPRGWIPDEAEMQAAKARGGVPAAVEAEPEAATPASQEEVQAAAMAYVMGHFKGYGYNAEDVTGQNLGYSIEVSNAKGATLLRVAVKGTSTATPNFRLTPEENACAAREPLWRLLVVADAGGPTAQHKIYKPSEIGQAPGFEALG